The sequence below is a genomic window from Nitrospira lenta.
ACAAGGAGGATTCACAATGCCAGAAGTGTATAACTGGCAACTGGGACGGAAGATGCTGTATCCCTACGAGGAACGGCATCCGAAGTGGCAGTTTGCCTTTGTGTTCAACATCAATCGGTGCTTGGCGTGTCAGACCTGTTCGATGGCCGACAAGTCGACCTGGCTCTTCTCGAAGGGGCAGGAATACATGTGGTGGAACAACGTGGAAACGAAGCCGTACGGCGGCTATCCACAGTTCTACGACGTGAAGATCACCCAGCTCATCGAGCAAGTGAACCCGGGTGGGCAGGTGTGGAACGTCCGCGTGGGACGCAAGCACCATGCGCCCTACGGCGTGTTCGAAGGCATGACCATTTTCGACGCCGGCGCCAAAGTGGGCCAGGCGGCGATCGGGTACATTCCGACGGACCAGGAGTGGCGGTTCGTGAACATCTATGAAGATACGGCGACCTCGATGCGCGCCCTCGTGGAAGGCATCGACAAGACCGGATTTTCACGGGACGAACCGTGGAAGATGACGGGCAGCTCCTTGCCGGAGCATGAAACGTTCTTCTTCTATCTCCAGCGCATTTGCAACCACTGCACGTACCCAGGCTGCTTGGCCGCCTGCCCGCGCAAGGCGATCTACAAGCGGCCGGAAGACGGCATTGTGTTGATCGACCAGAATCGGTGCCGCGGGTACAAGAAGTGCGTGGAACAGTGCCCGTTCAAGAAGCCGATGTATCGTGGAACCACACGCGTGTCTGAGAAGTGCATCGCGTGCTATCCGCGTATCGAAGGCAAGGACCCGTTGACCGGTGGCGAACCGATGGAAACGCGCTGTATGGCAGCCTGCGTCGGCAAGATCCGCATGCAGAGCCTGGTGCGCATCGGCGAGGACGGTC
It includes:
- a CDS encoding 4Fe-4S dicluster domain-containing protein, producing the protein MPEVYNWQLGRKMLYPYEERHPKWQFAFVFNINRCLACQTCSMADKSTWLFSKGQEYMWWNNVETKPYGGYPQFYDVKITQLIEQVNPGGQVWNVRVGRKHHAPYGVFEGMTIFDAGAKVGQAAIGYIPTDQEWRFVNIYEDTATSMRALVEGIDKTGFSRDEPWKMTGSSLPEHETFFFYLQRICNHCTYPGCLAACPRKAIYKRPEDGIVLIDQNRCRGYKKCVEQCPFKKPMYRGTTRVSEKCIACYPRIEGKDPLTGGEPMETRCMAACVGKIRMQSLVRIGEDGLWAEDRWHPLYYTIRVEQVALPLYPQWGTEPNGYYIPPRHSPRGYARQMFGPGVDNAIEKYLVPSRELLAVLQLWRASQQIVFRYDVIPGPKVFETQIHGKRFEMYNDTVLGFNKSGKEVARIQVEEPIYIRPAERVTWL